The DNA window gtctaaagggaagcgtagttagacgacgtcgtctaactctttAGACCAGGTCGTCTAACtctttagacgaggtcgtctaactttttagatgaggtctaaaggtatgcgtagttagacgaggacgtctaactcctttagacgaggtctaaagggaagtgtagttagacgaggacgtctaactcctttagacaatatctaaagggaagtgtagttagacgaggacgactaactcctttagacgagttataaagggaagcgtagttagacgatgtcgtctaactcctttagatgaggtctaaagggatgcgtagttagacgaggacatctaactccttcagacgaggtctaaagggacacgtctaatgccttgctttagtagccttctgaagaaagcatacgtctaaccacgattaactagttgtatgctactcctactccacttacTTATGTTCAGTCTCATAAACCAGTTAATTGTATCAAATTAATGAACGCCAAGTACGCATATATCCTTCCAACtgtttgtccagtacaagatagtatcagaggatattcggcgcactaccagttcggtacggccacgatccttttGCTTAGAGTATGTTGTACTTTGGTACTATGGGCAGCCTTCTAACGGACACATGCCAcatgtccacaaagaagattcgactgttagtgtccttctactacaaatagatgctcaaggacaacggacaaattgCGCTCTTTCGGTTACCTATTTCATAATCTTACTATTGCTCTTACTGACTTCTTACATCCTTCAAGATTAAGAGAGAAATTCAATTACTATCTAGCCGTGAGAACATTATAAGGtgaacagaggttgttttgttcaacagagagttagttaGCTTAGTTagttgtattcgattcaaagtatttagtggatatccttcgggttgtggaagaaggggtgacgtaggagttttatctccgaacatccataaaactccctaGGTTCTTTTCTTTCTGCCATTTACATTCGGTCGTTCAAAGCTTAAAATCCGACGAACACCTCCGCACTTGAATAAAAACatatactaatccctcacaagATTATAATTGAAGAATTTATCGTTAGATGCTAACAATAATCAGACCCTTgtctctattggtagcaccgatccaaacaaaaccttcgcaattagcctttcccaacacttagaattattttcatttttttgggaagattcaaaaccgaaagatttttaaaaaaccttcacaattattCTTTCCCAACacataaaatttttttaaattttttttgggaagagtcaaaatcgaaggttttttgaaaaacctttgcaattaccccttcccaacacttagaattattttcagtttttttggtaagagacaaaactgaaggttttttgaaaaatcttcgcaattacccatttggGGAGAGTTAAAACCgatgattatttgaataacattcgcaattacccaaacccaaacacttagaattttttctgtttttttataGTCAAACCcgaaaattttatgaaaaaactttCGGTGAAAAGTCATATCACCGAAGGTTTTACATACCTCTaagaatctatttttaatcacaaaaggTTTTTACCTCTCGGGATCAATACCGAGAGTTTATAAAACTCTCGATAAAAGTTGTCGGTAAAGGCCCTTTTTTTACAAGTGTCAATTGATTTGAGAAATTATTCAATGTGATTATAAGTAACCTCTAAGAGGTAAATTGTTTCTTTATTGCTCAATATATGTCTTCGAAATTAAGGAAAGTTTCTCTTTGAGCTGATTCAAGAGGGGTTAATAGGGAAGGTCAAGCCTCAAAGGCCTTTAAAAGCTTCATCACCTTCACCTTCAAATGTATGTTCCGAACAATTTGTTCCATTCTCCATCAACATTCTCGTCACATCAAGGTGACCAACTAGACAAGCATTATAGAGTGTAACAAAGTTCTGTCAGTCCCTCGTGTTGACATTTACATATTCGAGAAGATAGTTGAGACAGTCTACATCACTGGCACGCACAACCTCAAAGACTTTGTAGAATGTAGTCTTCTTTAGGGAAATGGACTAACCAAAGTTCTTAGGTTGTTATGTCATTAATTTGAGTTTACCCTTTTTGAAAGGACGGTAAACATTTGGTGGAGGTTAAGATTGATGACAACTATTAGAAGTGATTAACAACATCAGCATGTAGTTTAGGGTGTTATTTGTGTATTTGTGTTCTCGTAGCGGTGTAGAAATCCTTTTTAAGAAGTAGAAGAAtcgttaaaaaaaaacaataaaattaatgaaaagaaaaggATGAGacctaattttctttttatttgattcctGGATGCGGATGTCTCCAAATAGATAATTTGGTGTGATAAAATTTGAATGAGAACTCCTTCACTCTTAAGTAAGTCCGAATTTATCATAGTTTTCTActcaaagtaaaaaaaaatagttaccatagttaatatatatacatatagattgtttttaaaaaatgtcatattaaatatgacaaaatttTATCACAAAAatcttacattaaaaaaacaataataattaaaaaagagttTGATATGAAATTATGTGTGAACTTCTTCAAatagtattaaattaaaaaactgaaataaaaatcatataaattaataaaaataaattaaagaaaaataaaatagtagaATAATGGGCACGGATATATTGCATCTTAATATGTGCCCATCTTTCTACCCctagaacaaaataaaaaataaaaataaagtatataacaaatataaaagaaattttttaaaagatgtagttatttataatatttttaagctACACATTTTGAGATACAGGAATCTGTgtcctaaaataatatttaaatttatataaaatatattcaattataaaagacatcttTTAGACATATTAATTagtacaaataaaataagaaatttattttaaataacatgaAATCGAAAgcaaagtttgaaaaaaaaaatataacaattatatgtaaataaaagtatcaaaagctaaatatttattgaaaataaaataagagaaaagaaataaaaattaaactaatccAACAAATTTAGcctaattttaaaatgtcatacCACATTTCATAGAAAataatacaagttttttttttctttttatatttacgtATATAATCTCCTTTAAAACTACTTTCTCGCTCTACATttgaaactatttttttttttttatttctatcctcttttatttaataaaccaAGTTgcaaactaatatttatataaatttcattttttttaagtaatcaaagtaattttttcaattaatacaGTGAATACAACTGAACGTTAAAGAACTTGAATATGATAACATAATATTTGGTCATAGACTTCCCAATAAATGTTATGAGAAGTATAAATTTCATGTTTTGGATTATTTTGTTGAGAACATCAATTAGAACCTCTAaacaaattaacatttatttcagattaattcttaaatttaaaagaatttatcttttataacttattattgttgaaaaagaaactttaaaaaattaaattagcaAACGAAAATAATAGGAGTGGAAGCACTTAGGAAAAGGATTCATCAAGAAAACTTTCATTTGCTATCCCTTAATAATATATCTCTTTAACTAATAAGAACcagatattttgttttcttttatttataaattttagttgaataaccaatattaaataataaaattctggAACTCttcatttgttttaatttttttaaaataatattaaataagaattttcTTAACTatagtttgatatattttttttctcactatGTCTGCCTTTCTGTTTTTATTGTGATCTTTAATTTGATCATGATAAAATTAGCATCCCATTTAAGTACCTGCCTGCATATACTAAGCATTTTCGGATTTCTAGGCTTATTATGTGATTTATTCCAATAATCACGCAAAATCTCTTGTGCCTATTATTTCTCtgcttttacattaaaaaaaaacaattagtgCACTTTCTTGCATGCCTCCTAGCTATATGTATATTCTTGCCTTATATATagcataaaaatattaaattattgtatttatattaaagctAGCTAACCTAATTATTGTTCTAAACATTCATATCATGTGACATTTATATGGATGATTTACCCACCgcaaatagttaattaagtaacattttatctcattttatatattcatttgaagcacttgaataaaatgttttattaatgtacaagaatttgtttaaacttagtttatttcaaatatattgatttctagtgatttgaagaagaaatattttttttataagcagatttaaatgtattgatataattattaaaaagaaattttaaatattatttaataaattgagtgaggccataatgaaatataagattaaatGATATTTCATTATAGttagattaaaacaaaaataaaataggtcTTGTCCTTATATGCTAAACAAGTTAAGATCAAccatatcaattttaattattatttaggtcaatttaaaaactttatctGTGTTATAATGGGGAACTTTAAAtgccaaaatatttattttttttctttagataTCTTTTCGGAGCTAAGTGAGATAATGTTTACAAGCAAAACTTAGTTAGAATTTAGATATGacgttttttaataataataaaatagaggATTGATAAGGAGCACAACTTTGGGGAACGACTCGTACAACGAAAGTCACATCGCTGTTATACTAAAGTGATATCGCTGTTATACAAAAGTGACTTCGtcccttttgtataacaacgaggtctcttttgtataacagcgatgtcactttcgtataacagCGAGGTCACTTTCGCTGTACGAGTCGTTCCCCCAAAGTCGTGCTCCCaatcatttttcaataaaatatgaCCCAAATGTAAATGCTGAAATACTTTTAAATGGATATTTTTGTTGTAGATAATAGGTTTTAgtaatagttttaatatatattcaaacaaacataactataaaattattaaatatattaggtTCAAATAtgcattatttatatatatatatatatatatatatatatatatatatattcaacccATTCTCATCCAACATAACTAGACATTATTACTCACCAACTCCAAAATGGGCAATCACTTTGTACCAATTGCAATAAAATTATGTCTTCTTCTATTCTATGTAGACATGATATTTTCTCAAATTGTGGCTCCCCAACATGAAGGAGAGTGGCACATTCTTCAAAACAATGTTGGAATATCCCCCATGCACATGCAACTCATAAGAAGCAATCAAATCGTCATGTTTGATCGGACTGATTTTGGTCGCTCGAATCTATCCCTCCCTAAAGGTGTTTGTCGACATGACCCTCATGATTCTTCTCTCGTGGACGATTGCACCGCTCACTCTATACTATATGATATTGCTTCCAACACTTTTCGACCACTTTTCATACGCACGGATACTTGGTGTTCCTCTGGCTCTGTCCTTCCTGGTGGAACCCTAGTTCAAACTGGGGGCTACAATGATGGTGATCGTGTCGTTCGAATGATATCGCCTTGTAGACACAAATTTTGCGATTGGTCCGAGTCTTCCCATTATCTATTGAAGCGTAGATGGTACGCTTCGAATCAAATTTTACCTGATGGTCGAATTATCATTGTTGGAGGAAGGAGGCAATTCAATTATGAATTTTTCCCTAGAAATACTAGATCTTCTTCACCTTCAAGTACTATTTCGTTTTCTTTCTTGCAAGAAACTAGAGATCCTGAAGAAAACAATTTGTATCCATTTTTGCACCTTCTACCAGATGGAAATTTGTTTGTCTTTGCCAATACTAGAGCTATTTCTCTAGACTATCGACGAAATCGTATAGTCAAAGAGTTTCCTTCGATCACAAGAAACGATCCCCGAAACTATCCTAGTTCGGGATCCTCAGTTTTGCTTCCTATAGACGATACCCATACCAATACCAATCAAAACAAATGCATCAAAGTCGAGGTCATGATATGTGGCGGGGCTCCAAGGGGTGCATTTGGAGCTGCAGGGCATGGACACTTTACTCCTTCCCTGACCACATGCGGTCGCATTCAAGTAATGGATAAAAACCCTAGATGGGCCATGGAGACAATGCCCATTGCCCGAGTTATGGGAGACATGATACTCCTCCCTAACCTTGATGTCCTAATCATTAACGGAGCTCAATCGGGAACCGCTGGTTGGAATAATGCTGGAAATCCTGCGACTCGACCATTATTATACAAACCTGAGTCCACGCTAGGTAATCGCTTCTCAATCCTATCGAGAGCCTCAAGGCCGAGAATGTACCATTCTTCCGCTATCCTCATCCCCGATGGTCGCGTCATAGTGGGGGGGAGTAACCCACATACCTTTTACAACTTCTCTGATGTCCAATACCCAACCGACCTAAGTTTGGAAGCCTTTTCGCCGCCATACTTAGCCGCAAATCAAAATCCTTTGCGCCCGAGGTTTATAGATTGCGACGAAATCTTGGTCTACAAGCAACCATTTTCACTGACTTTCGAAGTAGAGAACTTTCAAAAGGCGGGCATAGTTTCGGTCGTCATACTTGCACCACCATTCACTACACACTCGTATGGCATGAATCAAAGAATGGTGAGGTTAAGGGTGAGTTCATTGACTCAAGGACATTCCCACACAAAGCATACAATGATCGTACTTGGGCCATCCATTCCAGAGATTGCACCATCAGGATATTATCTATTGTTTGTGATACATGCGGAAATACCAAGTTCTGGTCTGTGGGTGAAGGTTCAACAATAGCTATCTCTTGTGCCAAAGTACTTTGAATCAGCTTTTATGTCAACACAATTAATAGTCCAAGtgttgtttaaaataaatttagtataGATAGTTTGTATTATGAGCTCACATGCCTTTTAACTAGAAACTAAACTTTAAAATCAACTATaacttttacttattttatttttacacatactgaatttaaattaaaataatttggatcTAAGTCCTCTATTTCACTTAGTTTGTCCGATTAAACTatctatttcttttataaaaaaaaacaaaaactacaTATTTGTAACAAGGTCTAATTCTTTTCCTTCAGAAGAAAGAAAGTTTTGTGGAACTTAATTACAATgagaaaacaaaacaataaaaataatacaattaaagaagtatgaaaatggaaaaaataaatttgatcatttaaaatgtattttttttcttgccCATGTGAATTGTGTTAGAATAAAGATGCACTGTTTTCTCTATTCAAATTGACTGCAGTACTATAGGGTAATGTATCTTATACATTGACATGACCCTCACTTGAAGCTTTTATAAAAGAGAATACTaagttcaattatttttaaagttaaaatataattatatatctttatattatataataaaaatattaaaaaaactaaaaataaataaaaactatatagGAAGACACTAAAAAACATTGTCAAAACGCAACATATTGGTGTAACGATTTtgttaagttaatttttaagaaCGGTAATCCATATTGCAAATATTTCAACTATATTTcaaccaaaatatttttgtatgtaaaatataatttgaaaaatatatatcgtaaaatatataactaaaaatatatattttttaatttatataaatatattattgcaaCAAATCTAGTaatacataaacaaaaaaatatacaaataatatcaTTAACATGTATTGACACCAatgtttacaaattatttagtaacaaaatatatttccGCTATCtattataaaacataatacATGAAACttgcaaaaataaattatgatataactgactagttttgataattaaatttgtaatatatatattcataataataaataatctttttaagtAACTAGTTATGCAATTCTATAATAAAGTATTACTTTAActtaaattacaattatatttaataattgataattttttctcAATTAGTTTTGTAATTCTATGATATCATATTATTGCAATCTgcaatattatttaatacttttgaaaatattatttgaaattgtagtAATCTATTCAAATACATTTTACATTAACaattatagataattttttcaCAATTAATTATGCAGCTCTATGATGtcatattattacaaattatattgcaataatatttaataattttgaaaatatggtTCGAAATTTTAATAATCGGTTACCAATACATTTTACATTAAACTATATCAATTTGTAcctaaataattgatttttaaatattaataaacctTTAATCCAAAATTAGTTAAATTCATTCACCTCGAATCCTGTTTCAACATCATTTTGGCTAATCACCACCTACTCTTTCGTCTACATCGCGCCATTTATTTCTTTACTCCATTCATTTCAATCtgaatcattttattattaaatcacttTCTTCAATCACTTTCTACTATTTCCACAAAATAATTCTAATGGTTTCTACTTGTTCAACACTAAATCATTTTTCTCCAAGCACTCTTAGCAGGTCCATGCCTAGGTTGATGTTAACCAACGAGGAAACTCTCTTGCATGACTTAACCTCCGACGAGGAGGACATATAGTCTTAAAAGATTGAAACACCAATAGAGGAGGACATATCATCTGAAAAGAATGAAACACCAAAAGAGATAGAAACTCTTAACGTGGAGCTTTTTTCAACTAGATCCAAAATAGAAACTCTACAAGTTCAGATGGAGGCGATGAGTACTAATGCTCTTGTTGTGCACCCCTATAGCCACCGAAAATCTCACCTCCTATTATGAAATGAATATTCTCCTAGTGGATATGCGAACAATCAATCATACAACTATCCACATCGTCCAAGAGATGACGACgaagatattttatttcatttgttgAACTTTTGATTCTTTATGCGTAATatgaactaatatatatatatatattacactgTTTgagttttaatgaatattttattattgtttactaattttataaataaaatatgtactTTATGTTGAGAATAACTTGATAGACTTTGTGGTAGGTGCCTTGACAATAAAAACGAATGAAAAGAGCATGAATATATCAAAATGCTTAAGTGGAAGCAAGAAATGGAAGAACactactaaatattttaatgtcttTTGATTATGgttattgtaatgttaatttttaacatgtttgggttatgtttataatattgaTATCTTATGTTTTTGGTTCACAAGATTTTGTTCTAATATTTATTCATGGTTAtggttttataaaattgaattataccTTATGTTTTTAGCCATTTTTTCTATGGCATTCATTGTGAATAATGTTGTGATCGAATGTcttttttggaaaatatttttcaactattGACTACAAATCCACTATATGAGAGTGCGTTCATATTTACAATAATTCTTCTTCAGTGtcaaatgtattaatatttacatatttgcAGATTGAATGACATATTTGCTAAATAATTTCAACTCTCGGATAAAAATTCCCTATATGAGTGTGTAATACATTCTGCATTATTTTTTGTTCGTCACTAAATTGCAGTTATGTTtgcaattttaataatatgtattgtTGCGAACCTATGGAGGATCGaattatatttttggtaaataatttttaactcTCGGGTAGAAATTCTCTATATGAGTgtgcaataatttttttattattaaatgtttatcGCCAAATTGCAGTAATGTTTGCAATTTTGATAATATGTATTGTTGCGAAACCTATTGCGGATTGAATggtatatttgataaataattttgaactcCCATGTAGAATCCTCTATTTTAGAGTGTAATacattttacattattttatgttCTTTGCTAAATTGTAGTATTGTTTGCAATTTTGATAATATGTATTGTTGCGAAACCTATTGTGGATCGAATGACATTTTCGGCAAATAATTTTCAACTCTCgagtaaaaatat is part of the Impatiens glandulifera chromosome 1, dImpGla2.1, whole genome shotgun sequence genome and encodes:
- the LOC124942055 gene encoding aldehyde oxidase GLOX, which codes for MHMQLIRSNQIVMFDRTDFGRSNLSLPKGVCRHDPHDSSLVDDCTAHSILYDIASNTFRPLFIRTDTWCSSGSVLPGGTLVQTGGYNDGDRVVRMISPCRHKFCDWSESSHYLLKRRWYASNQILPDGRIIIVGGRRQFNYEFFPRNTRSSSPSSTISFSFLQETRDPEENNLYPFLHLLPDGNLFVFANTRAISLDYRRNRIVKEFPSITRNDPRNYPSSGSSVLLPIDDTHTNTNQNKCIKVEVMICGGAPRGAFGAAGHGHFTPSLTTCGRIQVMDKNPRWAMETMPIARVMGDMILLPNLDVLIINGAQSGTAGWNNAGNPATRPLLYKPESTLGNRFSILSRASRPRMYHSSAILIPDGRVIVGGSNPHTFYNFSDVQYPTDLSLEAFSPPYLAANQNPLRPRFIDCDEILVYKQPFSLTFEVENFQKAGIVSVVILAPPFTTHSYGMNQRMVRLRVSSLTQGHSHTKHTMIVLGPSIPEIAPSGYYLLFVIHAEIPSSGLWVKVQQ